The Fimbriimonas ginsengisoli Gsoil 348 genome window below encodes:
- a CDS encoding AAA family ATPase, with protein sequence MLPEDAMVYDVSRRLADLFSDRHILETDDSDFDLIRYAAEGKCSLHLMDATHAQLDMTWDTRERQARTEPRNAFYEVLWRGKRLHCLSLTYGLCDTERHFLIAEREQDAHDLFSAVCTWGAEVRGEILVWRGGAWSRDKLLMKQIESASFDSLILADSLRDELLADFDGFFSARDLYARYGVAWKRGILLLGPPGNGKTHCIKAMIQRLGRPCLYVRSFRPAKGTVAQSIEAVFTKARAVAPCLLILEDLDSLVDEASRSFFLNEMDGFAENEGILTVATTNHPKKLDPALLDRPSRFDRKITFDLPAPPERLRFLTVTSGQREEAARIDETEIEEIVRLTEGFSFAYLKELGLSGLMAWVRDPVPGTMGQVLRSQVDTLRRQMKTTKPKPIVEEEDDDG encoded by the coding sequence ATGCTGCCGGAAGATGCGATGGTCTACGACGTCAGTCGTCGTTTGGCCGACCTCTTTTCGGACCGACACATTCTCGAAACCGATGATTCCGATTTCGACCTTATCCGCTACGCCGCGGAAGGTAAGTGCTCGCTCCACCTGATGGACGCGACCCATGCCCAGCTCGACATGACCTGGGACACGCGCGAGCGCCAAGCGCGGACGGAGCCGCGGAACGCCTTTTACGAAGTTTTATGGCGGGGCAAGCGGCTGCACTGCCTAAGCCTGACCTACGGGCTTTGCGATACCGAGCGCCACTTCCTGATTGCCGAGCGGGAGCAGGATGCGCACGACCTCTTTTCCGCGGTGTGCACTTGGGGCGCCGAGGTACGCGGAGAGATCCTCGTGTGGCGCGGCGGGGCCTGGAGCCGCGACAAGCTCTTGATGAAGCAAATCGAAAGCGCATCGTTCGACAGCCTGATCCTAGCCGACTCGCTCCGCGACGAGCTGCTGGCCGACTTTGACGGGTTCTTTTCCGCTCGCGACCTGTATGCCCGATACGGGGTGGCATGGAAGCGGGGCATTTTGCTGCTGGGCCCGCCGGGCAACGGAAAAACCCACTGCATCAAGGCGATGATCCAACGGCTGGGCCGGCCTTGCCTGTATGTGCGGAGCTTCCGCCCGGCGAAGGGGACGGTGGCCCAAAGCATCGAGGCGGTCTTTACCAAGGCACGCGCGGTGGCGCCATGTCTGCTGATCTTGGAGGATCTGGATTCGCTCGTGGACGAGGCATCCCGATCGTTCTTTTTGAATGAGATGGACGGCTTTGCGGAGAACGAAGGGATTCTGACTGTGGCCACGACGAACCACCCGAAGAAATTGGATCCCGCCCTGTTGGATCGGCCCAGCCGCTTCGACCGCAAGATCACCTTCGACCTCCCGGCTCCGCCCGAGCGTCTGCGGTTCTTAACGGTGACGAGCGGGCAGCGGGAGGAAGCGGCGCGGATCGACGAAACCGAGATCGAAGAGATCGTCCGCCTTACCGAGGGGTTCTCTTTCGCCTATTTGAAGGAATTGGGACTTTCCGGCCTGATGGCGTGGGTGCGCGATCCGGTTCCCGGAACCATGGGCCAGGTACTGCGCAGTCAGGTGGACACGCTTCG
- a CDS encoding LacI family DNA-binding transcriptional regulator, which produces MPVTLRDIAKQLNLSHATVSFVLNERKDVAIPEATRQRVFKVARELGYRPNMAARALVSGRTQILSVCVPQIRSPHYSYVFHTLVEACQAIGYQVLVSPSRPGMFRRAMDWPVDGVFVMDTPEVIASGDIPSHIPIVSVGTEVNTSLDHVWVDIAAGAAEAMRHLTSTGRRRIAFIGTPGAPDRMSSFGAAYDRAMSALGAEPWRIEVAGGDYEAARLAARRAGESANRPDGFFCQDDGIAIAAIRGMADLGLRCPDDFAVVGGDGTDIGGVTIPTLTTVASPVPAMCQAALEMLINRIKDDKLPLQSVSLQGTLMVRESTLTEAATAV; this is translated from the coding sequence ATGCCCGTAACACTTCGCGATATTGCCAAGCAACTTAACCTGTCGCATGCGACGGTGTCATTCGTGCTGAATGAACGCAAGGACGTCGCGATCCCCGAGGCGACCAGGCAGCGGGTATTCAAGGTGGCTCGCGAGCTTGGGTACCGGCCGAATATGGCGGCGCGGGCGCTGGTGAGCGGCCGAACCCAGATTTTGTCGGTGTGCGTGCCACAGATCCGATCGCCGCACTACTCCTACGTGTTCCACACCCTTGTCGAGGCGTGCCAGGCGATCGGCTACCAGGTGCTTGTTTCTCCCTCGCGCCCCGGCATGTTTCGACGAGCGATGGACTGGCCCGTCGACGGCGTCTTTGTGATGGACACCCCCGAGGTGATCGCCAGCGGCGACATTCCCAGCCATATCCCGATTGTGAGCGTGGGCACCGAGGTGAACACTAGCCTGGACCATGTGTGGGTCGACATCGCCGCCGGCGCGGCCGAGGCGATGCGACACTTGACCTCCACCGGACGGCGGCGGATCGCCTTCATCGGCACTCCCGGCGCTCCCGACCGGATGAGCTCCTTCGGCGCGGCCTACGACCGCGCGATGAGCGCCTTGGGAGCCGAGCCGTGGAGAATCGAGGTGGCGGGCGGCGATTACGAGGCGGCGCGGCTGGCGGCGAGGCGAGCCGGCGAATCGGCCAATCGGCCCGACGGATTTTTCTGCCAGGATGACGGCATCGCGATCGCGGCGATCCGGGGGATGGCCGACCTGGGACTCCGTTGCCCGGACGATTTTGCCGTGGTGGGTGGAGACGGAACCGATATCGGCGGGGTTACGATTCCCACGCTGACCACCGTCGCCAGTCCGGTGCCGGCGATGTGCCAGGCTGCCCTGGAAATGCTAATAAACCGGATCAAGGACGACAAGCTTCCGCTGCAGTCGGTATCTCTGCAGGGAACGCTGATGGTGCGCGAGTCGACGCTGACCGAAGCCGCCACGGCGGTTTAG
- a CDS encoding right-handed parallel beta-helix repeat-containing protein codes for MIPAILMLVGQTGTGLPHEVTKSTQFKAGTYRLTQPIVVSGVNVVLDGGGATLLGNGAGVGIQIQKGSNVTVKNLKIKGFRWGLVAEGSAGLKLISVDSSGNQNYPEAAAGKVVMDMEGGKEPDYGGGILLRGVSGGLLQGIHAHGQWNGLTLSGCTTTVVERSDFSKNDDTGIHLWASSDNEIRDCRITWIGIGMAKNGSFAHKGGDQAGILLEHDSSRNKVLRNNLVHCVGDGVFLRANELAPVPAAEAKKQGAASVGDNPVLLPTHPSNDNLFQENDASFAEDANSFESDFCSGNQFIKNVAAYSNYGFWLGFSRNATVRGNLVVGNKTRGLQLDNGWANVVEGNTFIRDYGSPTAMYFSDEEANATHPNHGAQNRSGDIRIFDNVFIGHARPFHFINSSPATVQSNTWIYSGALEPTITEDAIAEVTGTRPLFIGNGAEKHTGPDFIPSLGNAASVPSMFDTVGGVSILRLEPKAKSAIVEASLTGVFDGEEFELGRLEGPGRLCFPSRPARFIRVRGAAASPSAFLALFGDQSLAKAHATTSSSGRKLSDFAVDGDWDTPELSWRPDEKIGENLQVDLHRPCLVDGFAIASNVVNPHDFWSKFHIEVSESGLFSGEEKTVLTEADWDHRPGPVRVYRIPPIRARFVRIVGDVAQKWVQLQEFGVYGTEE; via the coding sequence ATGATCCCCGCAATCCTCATGCTCGTCGGGCAGACCGGAACTGGCCTCCCGCACGAGGTTACCAAGTCGACGCAGTTCAAAGCTGGAACCTACCGGCTTACGCAACCAATCGTCGTCTCCGGCGTCAACGTCGTCCTCGATGGCGGCGGGGCCACATTGCTCGGTAACGGCGCCGGCGTTGGCATCCAAATTCAAAAAGGATCCAATGTAACCGTGAAGAACCTTAAGATCAAAGGTTTCCGGTGGGGGCTCGTAGCGGAAGGCTCGGCCGGACTCAAGCTGATCTCCGTCGACTCTTCCGGCAATCAAAACTATCCTGAAGCGGCGGCCGGAAAGGTCGTCATGGATATGGAAGGGGGGAAGGAGCCGGATTACGGGGGCGGAATCCTCCTTCGCGGCGTCTCCGGCGGCCTCCTGCAAGGGATCCACGCCCACGGCCAGTGGAACGGTCTCACCCTCTCCGGCTGCACTACCACCGTCGTCGAGCGTAGCGATTTCTCCAAGAATGACGATACCGGCATCCATCTCTGGGCTTCCAGCGATAACGAAATTCGGGATTGCCGCATCACATGGATCGGCATCGGCATGGCGAAGAACGGCTCGTTCGCCCACAAGGGAGGCGACCAGGCCGGAATCCTCCTCGAGCACGACTCGAGCCGGAACAAGGTTCTCCGCAACAACCTCGTCCATTGCGTTGGCGATGGAGTGTTCCTCCGCGCGAACGAGCTTGCGCCGGTTCCCGCGGCCGAGGCCAAGAAGCAGGGAGCGGCAAGCGTCGGCGACAATCCAGTGCTCCTGCCGACCCACCCGTCGAACGACAATCTCTTCCAAGAAAACGACGCGAGCTTCGCCGAGGACGCTAATTCGTTCGAGAGCGATTTCTGCTCCGGCAACCAATTCATCAAGAACGTGGCCGCGTACTCCAATTACGGCTTTTGGCTTGGCTTCAGCCGGAATGCCACGGTTCGAGGAAACTTGGTGGTCGGCAACAAGACCCGAGGATTGCAGCTCGATAACGGCTGGGCCAACGTGGTGGAAGGGAATACGTTCATTCGCGACTACGGCTCGCCCACCGCCATGTACTTCTCGGACGAGGAGGCGAACGCCACTCACCCGAACCACGGCGCGCAAAACCGAAGCGGAGACATCCGGATCTTCGACAACGTTTTCATCGGACACGCGCGCCCTTTCCACTTCATAAATTCAAGCCCCGCGACGGTTCAGTCGAATACGTGGATCTACTCCGGCGCCCTGGAGCCCACGATCACGGAAGACGCAATCGCCGAGGTAACGGGAACTCGACCGCTATTCATCGGCAACGGCGCCGAAAAACACACCGGGCCAGACTTCATTCCCTCTCTGGGAAACGCAGCCTCGGTCCCCTCCATGTTCGATACGGTGGGCGGAGTTTCCATCCTCCGTCTCGAACCGAAGGCGAAGTCCGCCATCGTGGAAGCGTCGCTCACCGGAGTTTTCGATGGTGAAGAATTCGAACTGGGCCGTCTAGAAGGCCCTGGCCGACTTTGCTTTCCTAGCCGGCCGGCCCGGTTTATCCGGGTTCGTGGCGCGGCCGCGAGCCCCTCGGCTTTCCTCGCCCTTTTCGGCGACCAGTCGTTGGCCAAGGCGCATGCCACCACTTCCAGTTCCGGCAGGAAGCTGAGCGATTTCGCCGTGGATGGCGACTGGGACACCCCGGAGCTTTCTTGGCGGCCGGATGAGAAGATCGGAGAGAACCTGCAGGTCGACCTGCATCGCCCGTGCCTGGTCGATGGCTTCGCCATCGCCTCAAACGTCGTGAACCCCCATGACTTCTGGTCGAAGTTTCACATCGAGGTCTCCGAGTCCGGCCTCTTCTCCGGCGAAGAGAAAACGGTGCTTACCGAAGCCGACTGGGATCATCGTCCGGGTCCGGTCAGGGTTTACCGAATCCCACCGATTCGAGCTCGCTTCGTGAGGATCGTAGGCGACGTCGCTCAGAAGTGGGTTCAGCTCCAAGAATTTGGTGTGTATGGGACGGAAGAGTAA